A window of Cynocephalus volans isolate mCynVol1 chromosome 3, mCynVol1.pri, whole genome shotgun sequence genomic DNA:
TCTACCCTATGGGAGGAGAATCATAGTTAACTAGGAAGGGAACTGGACAAGGGATTAGAAGATGTGATTCTAAACTAGACAGTACAGTCTGGGTCAAACAACTGATCCCTCAAGAGCTCATTCACCCTCACTATAGATGTAGGATGCTGGACTGGTTGATTTCTTGTATCCCTACCAACATCAAAATTCTATGAGATAATAAGAAGAAACCACTTTTTCTGCCCTTTTTTATTCGGTCCTGGGATGAAGAATTACCTACGAGGTGGAGAAAATCTGAACTTCACTCAACATcattttttctaagaatttgaaCCAAGAAGTTTAAATTCTTGCAAAATGATCGAATCTCTTAACTAGACTCTACTCTGTGCGTTGTAGTGTTTCTATTGCAAAACAGGTCTCACTGCCCTCCCCTAGAACAATTGCCTTGGAAACCAAGCATGTGGCTCTTCTGAGCCTGTTAGAATGCCAGGGTGTTTGCCCTGCTGTATAGTATACTGATTCATGTAATGACTCTCCAACAATTTTTGACACTCCCAGTGATGTTGTTTCTATAGGTCTCCTGAAGCAGAAAGAACTAGCCAACAGAATTagtcattgtttttctttctaccaTGTTACAACTTCTCCAACTGGACTAAGCATTAGTCCTGCAGCTTGGTCCATTTGTGAAATGCTCAAGGTGATGCACTGTAATTTCTTGTGAGCAAACAAACTCATGTAATTATCCTAATGAAGGTGATTTCTACTCACACAACTTTCCACTGGGTCTCTCTTGATCATCATAGTCCAGTGATGTCAAATTCCTAATTAGCTTCTAATCAATGTAATGGCTTTTCTTATATCTGTATGTTGAGGATATTGACACTTTAAAATGTAAAGGGCGAAAACTGAAGCCTGGAAAAACATGGGTTCCCTACCTTTGTCTCCATCCAAAGGCTTCTGAAGAGTTTTGTTTTCCCCGGTGGGTGCTGATATTATAAGGCCACGGACGGGAATAGCATTGTTTCCCCAGCCTCCTAATTCAGTCAGAAGAGAGCAGACAGAGGCAATTATCCTCCACTCTTTGGATTAATCTTTGAATATTCTCTATCCATTTTGCCTATTAACTGTTGTCCAAACCAGGAAAAACTTGCTAAAATCAGAAGTTTACCCTTTTGATagactatatttttatttcaatacaacTTTTATAATTGCTTTTATCTTTGAATTGACTTGCTCATTGTTGGATCATGCTTTCAAAAGCCAGAGAATTTTAGAATATCACAGTTTAGGCAGgaaaatttttcccttttttgaagagaaatggtactctaaaagttcatggaaagataaatgttgtcttttaattctatttttctgtgacttttttgaagtaccctcatatatgatttgcctaaaattataaagttatttGATGAGAGAATTGGAACAGATATTTTCTATATCTCATGCTAATACTTCTCTTACAGTCCATGATGTCTTTGGACATCCTCCACTCACTTGAACTTCAGGCTATTTTAAagcttaattaattttaaagcTTGTTAATTCATGGCCAAAAAATACGAAAGTAAGCAACTTATGAAAGTCAAAATATCCTGCTGGATATATATTgtctttgagggaaaaaaaaagtatatcccATATGTTATTCCTATCTTTTAGAATCTTAATACTATTATGGTAAATTCATGATGGCTCAACATATTTGACTCAATTATATAATGATGATACAAAACACATCtctgagaaacaagaaaaaagttgTCTTTACTTTGAATTAATGAAAAGTAagatgaagggaagaaaaagccTAAACATTCCATAAACATAATACAATTTTTGATAAAATGATACTTCAGTGTCTTTACAGACCCCAAATTATGTAACAATCACTATTACTGATGATACCTCCTAAAAatactattattaataattttaagaagaaatctTACACAGAATTTTTGTGGATAAATTTGCTGAGGCTTCCCCTTGAAAACAGTGTTCAAACTCCCTGAAGAATTCCATCCATATTTCTGGACCTGTGAGATGAGGTTAAGTTGGAAGATAGGATTTTCCTAGCATATGTGACTAAATCTTCTGTAGTTAAAGCTGaagcagaggaaaggaaataatccTTTTCAAGTGGCTGTTAATGATGGATGACTGGTTTTAATTTGTAGAAGTCACTGAAAGTTATTTGCGATAATCTAGTTCACTGCTATTGTAAAAAGAAGACATATAGCTACAGTTGGGCTAAATCCTTTGAAAAATTGTGAAATGGAAGATTTCGttttcagtatttctttcttttaatctaCTATTTTCCCTCTTTCAGATTCCTGACTGTTCCAAGTGCTCCCCTAGCTACGTTGGACTTAGATTATGATATAGCCTCCAGCCTTATGCACCTCCTTGAAGACAACTCATCTAGGCCACAGACACCCTGCACCTGCTTTCTTTTCACGTAGAAGCAAACTTTTTTATGACTGACCTCTTCAGTGCTTGGTCTGTTATCTTAGGAGATGTGGAACAACTAAATTCTTTCCAAGCATAAATGAATGTAGATTGTAGGATATCTCCCCACTTTCCCTTTTATCTTAGGTAGGTAAACATGTTTTGTCAGTATTCTTCTGAAGACCATGCACCAGCATATGTCTCCAGTATAGTCCACAACAGTGACAGTTACATCTCTCAGCTGGATTTGGGGAGGGAGGGTGAGAGGAGCAGTGCTGGAAAGTTTGTGACAGATGTATATTTGAAATGGTAGATTTGGTGGCCCCTGTAAACTATACGCTTATTTACTTCATCTGCCAATCATAACATCTGAGAAGGAAGTACTGGAAACAAattcttttcataaattttatgcAGGGGGGACCTGAGGGTCACCCAGCACAATCCTGTATGCATGTACTAATTCATCCTCAAATAtcacaagaaatgaaaaattggtCCTTACATGAACACATATACTAATTAGAAACTCATATGAGTTAGATTACATCccataaaattttcagaaaacaatTACTTATTCTAATCTGAAGTAATACATTATTAAGAATGTTTACACAGGGccgcccgtggcgcactcgggagagtgcagcgcttgggagtgcagcggcgctcccgccacgggttcggatcctatataggaatggccggtgtgctcactggctgagagcggtgcgggtgaaaccacaccaagggttgcgatccccttaccggtcacaaaaagacgacaaaaaaaaaaaaaaagaatgtttacatATAATTAGTCATTGCAGTTGATTAAAGAGTTTTCACCtacataatcttttaaaaaacattttcagtaTCTCTTTGAGGGTAACATTCTCAATATTTAGTATTTAAGGATAATGAGCCCTGAAAGGCTAAAGGATCTTCTCAGTGTCATACAACTACCCAATGACACAACTGTGATTTTTAACATAGAATTGTTTTTATTCTAAAAGCTTTGTTTTTCGTACAGTACAGTGATTTTAACAGATATAAAAAGGTAGCATTTTTCATCTAATAAGTAATGTGCTAGGGAGTAAGGGAACTGAATTCATCAACTTCTCTGAATGAAAAAGGGATTACTAATATTAGCAAATGACCTTTAGGACGGCAGGTAATAAACCTAATCACTCTATCTCCAGTGCATAGTAGCACAGTGCCTTGGGGAAAGgcatttaaatatgtataaagtAAATGAACTAAGAAGAATGAATTTATATAGGAAATAAATTTAGAGTTCATGTTGCCCACCACTTTCATCTTATACAGTAAGAAACTCAGTTCCTAAGTGAATCAATTTGCCCTCTACGGAAAACAGGGTCCTTTGGTTTTTCCTGAGCCCCCCAGAAGTCAATGACAGTGGGAAAATGCAGCTTTGCAGAAGACTCAGAAAAGCTACTGGAAGGATGATTCTTGTGATGATTTTCTCACATAATTGGATTATGTGTTTTAGAGTAAAGTCATCAGAAAGTTTTCAACGTTCACAAATGCCTCCTGCCTCCCCTTTCCACTGTAGCACCAGAAGGTTTCCCTAGGAGACTCGTTCCTTGTGCTTAAGGCTTTGTTCTTTCTAATGGGGTATATATGAACCCTTCTCAGCTGGTTTTGTtggattttatttacttttctgtctTGAGTGATTCAGTGCAGTGTTTATGACAGGGCGTCTAAGAGCTCTTGAGAAGTGAGAAAGCGGAGAGAAAGGCACTACAGGAATGTGGTAGCTCCTCTAAGGCAAACTTGTTCCATTGTATAATTTTTCCTGTAGGCTGCTCTACCTTCAAACTTCACTTCTTAAACTTTTCTGAAAATCCTGGAGTCATAGTTTTGATATAATCTGTGATAATATATAAATTAGTTCTTCGGTGGGTTTTCTGGAGAATTGGAGACTTGAAATACAGGGGTGAGTCCCGAATTTTATTTCTGGgagttaaaattatttattacatgCCCTGTTTCTATGTGTAAACCCTCCAGTGAAACTCAAGGAGAGACTAGGCAATTCGCAGTTATGATCTAAGAAGACATTAATATCTAACGTTGAAAGTggttaaaaatcagtaaaataaaaaacaccccCCCAAAACATGATTTAGATGTAGAGGATTCTTCAAAATCAGACAATCTAATGAACCTTTACAATacactttttacttttcttgtttatcatacaaatttttaaaattttagatagcttacacaagtaaaaaaaaacataaaacagagaAACTTCCGATAAAATAGAACATACAATAACCGAGCAGAAAAAACACCCCCACCCCCGACCCCCATTTTTGTCATGATCTGAATTTCTTACTATAagtgcaagggtacttcaaaaagttcatgtataaatagaattaaaagataacacaaatttttctatgaatttcttttgaagtaccctcattctCTTATCCTAtataactataatttttaaaagcctctatttttctttttcaatattccTAACTGAACTTTAAtgaattgggggaaaaaaaactctcTGGGGGAAGGAAATAccgaataaaataaaatatcaattataACTCTATAAAATGTCCATGGTTATTAACACCAATGGCTGAGTTTAAAGAAGCTTAATGTTTTCAGGTATTAATTGTAAAGGATTAATCCACTAGATTTCTCTATAAAGTAGAATTCAATGAAGAGCTAAGTCAAAGGGAGAAAAGTTCCAGTAAGCTCTCGTCCTTTCAGTTTTGCCAGGGTTTTGTATTTCAGTCTACATCATTTCTAACTGGAGAGAGGAAATAAGAGCTATTAGCTCAAGGCAGTGATTCCTATTAGCTCTGTTATACAAATGTAATGCTGCCTCTctcctgttttaatttttataaacatgtaACTTATGAACATGACAGTTCTAAACACAGAAGTGCACATCTCAATCAGTTTTCGTAAAGTGAATGCTTTCATGTAACTCTTAACTACTTCATGAAACAGAATATTAGCAGCACTTAGGAAGCCCCTTCCATGTGCCTCTCTGTCCCCATTTCCCCTTCAAGAATAACCACTACTGGACTTTTTAACACcttagttttgcctattttttgtaCACTGTTTAAATAAATTGACACAGCGTGTACTCTTTTTTTATCTAGCTTTTTAGTCAACATTATTTTGTGAAATTATCTTCCTCTGTGGTAGCCATTCAAAAAGTTTTTCTGTATCATTTACTTTAGGAAAAAATGGTTTGCATTCCATCTCTGTAGATTCTTATAGTGGATTTTTGTGATATCAAAACAACTTTTCAAATGtccaatttcatttaaaatttgttgCCTTTGTTTCTTAAATTAATATAATTGAGTATACCAGTGGTTGAGCATCTCCTTGACAACTCTTTTCTCTAACCCAATTTTGCATTTTTAGCAGAATTGTTGTACTGTGTccataatttttaatgattaatGAAAACTCAAGCACAGAAATATGACTAGGAATTAGAATCCTGAAAACTTGAAGTGTAATTGGGAAATAAAACCCATGCTCACTTCACTGATTAATCACCGTCTCTCTTATTTAGGTAACTGAAGATAAGTCCCTTCCAAAGTCAATGAATGAGACAAATCAGTCTCGGGTGACTGAATTTGTGTTGCTGGGACTCTCTAGTTCAAAGGAGCTCCAACCTTTCTTGTTTCTCATGTTTTCACTACTGTACTTAGCAATGCTGCTGGGCAACTTTCTCATCATCCTCACTGTGACCTCAGATTCCCATCTTCATACCCCCATGTACTTTCTGCTTGCAAACCTCTCATTTATAGATGTGGGTGTTGCCTCTTTTGCTCCCCCCAGAATGATAGCAGGCTTTCTGGTTGAGTGCAAGACTATTTCTTTTGATGCCTGCCTGGCCCAGATTTTCTTTGTTCACCTTTTCACTGGCAGTGAAGTGGTGCTCCTTGTATCCATGGCTTATGACCGTTATGCGGCTACATGCGAACCTCTGCACTACGTGACGCTCATGAGCCGCCGTGTATGTGTGGTCCTTGTCCTCATCTCCTGGGGTGTGGGCTTCTTCCACACCACTAGTCAGTTGGCATTTACAGTTAACCTGCCATTTTGTGGTCCTAATCAGGTAGATAGTTTTCTCTGTGACCTCCCCCTAGTGACCAAGCTAGCCTGCGTAGACTCTTACATTACTAGCCTACTAATAGTTGCAGACAGTGGCTTTCTTTCTATGAGTTCCTTCCTCCTCTTGGTTGTCTCCAACACCGTGATACTTATTACAGTAAAGAATCGCTCCTCTGCCAGCATGGCAAGGGCCCGCTCCACGCTGACGGCCCACATCACTGTGGTCACACTGTTCTTCGGACCATGCATTTTCATCCACGTGTGGCCCTTCAGCAGCTATTCGGTGGATAAAGTCCTTGCTGTGTTCTACACCATCTTCACTCCTATTTTAAACCCAGTTATTTACACGCTAAGGAACAAAGAAGTGAAGGCAGCTATGTCAAAACTGAAGAGTCGATATCTGAAGCCTTGCCAGGTTTCTGCAGTCATAAGAAATGCTCTTTTCCTTGAAACAAAGTAAACTGTCAGGATCATTACCACTTTAGCCCAGTCTCTAGACATTTACAACTGGGAAAAGTTGATTGAGAAACTTGAATTCAACAGTAACGCtgataataaaaatttatgaaataaaccttagtgattttattattctctttcttcactgtgcattttttcttctttttcttttttctatttcttactttttattctttattttataattaagataTAGGCTTTGATGACATTAGAAAATAATGTTTGCTCACAAATGGTAAACAAATTTCACCTCCTCTTCTGAAAACAGTACTGCTCAGATGCCAACTTTGGAGCAATAATAGGTGTATAACTCTATGCCATAGAGATAATAGATTTATTTACATGTATAATATATGATATACCTAGATAGGAGTGCATTTCACACTGCACTATGTAACTGACAGCACATGAAGACAATTCTATATATGATTGGTGTTAATgacacagtaaaataaaaagtggCTTGGCTATCTACCTGAAAGCATTTACATTCAAGATCTTCACAATTCCTTCTTCAAGTGGCTATATTACATATTGTTGATGGAAAACAACTCACTGAACGAATTTATTCACCAGCGTGTTTTGTATTTAGTTATGTTAATTTCTGTTTAATACTGATAAACTAATATGAGAAATTTCAAAAATGACTTATAATTCTCTACCACTTCTCTTCATGATAATAAGAGTCTGAATCTcagtataaaacattttttctcccCATGCATTTTCATGATCTTATCTTCTCAGATACAGTATTTTTTCATATCAATACCTGGtagaaataatcatttttctatatggacttttaattcattttacattttatttttaaattgcctaATGCAGAACCAGAAAATGTCTGAATCCTATATCAAGACCTTAGGGATAGTCATAAAGTTAACCCTCCATGATTGCTTATGAGACCAAGATTATTTAGGATTCCCCACTACCAGCTTTTCCTCTTCCAGTGCATTCAGTCTTTTCCTATGTTTTGTACTTGTGTTCTGCTTTCACAATCTTGTATAACACTCACTGATGGTTTTCCAGGCTCCAATCATCAGACTCTCCTAAAGGGATTCTGTAATTCCTATTACTGATAGAAAAACAATGTTTCTGAGCCAAAGGGTTCCAAATTATTCAAaacctaacaaaaagaaaataaagacaaatcttCCTGAGTATCTAAGTATGTTTGTGTACTCAAACTTACTATAACACAAGACTACATTTTCTTGTACACTGATCTAGTTTTATGTATAAAAGAAGTTCATTGTGGTACTAATACTAAGTACAAATTAATTAACActgcaataaaaaatttaagaattttacatCTCTCTTAAGTTTTAAAACATCATTATGAGATACTTATTTGGCTCATATcatacatgataaaaataaagttaaagggATAACAATATTGTGCAGCAACATACAGTTTGAAAGTGGCAAAATGGATTTCCTATACaggtttttgttgtgttttgtttgttgatttcCTGTTGGTCCAGATCacaactgtattttaaatttttatttattattagcatattcattattagaaaaagtgatatttctttatgccctttgcccaaactatcacttcccaaatcccttccctccctccccccatctctagtattcttaggtttgttctctccttctgaaagttcaatgtattgctgaggtcttttctttctttctttccttcattccttccttcttccctccccctctccttcctccctccctcacttccttcatctGGGCAGCCAGTCATGACtaagaacatgcggtatttctgtttttttgtctggcttatttcacttaatgcaattttctccagactcatccatgttgctgcaaagggcacaatttcattcttttttatactacTGCCTAGTGTGGAGTAGACTGTGGCCTGTACAAAAAGTGTGATTCTCTGCTTATCCTCTCACACACTCTTTCCTACTCTTAGTAtgggttttaaaaaatctcagaatATTACAATTTATACTCAAAAGGGTACTCAAGTTCCTTACACATAGCAAGACCAATGTCTAATTGATAAAATGTATTATTGTACATTCTTACTGAAACTAAAATCAACAGAAACAAAGCTACAATAATGTACATAGATATAAAAGAAATCAGGTACTAAGATCACACAAAACAAAGGAGTAAGAATTTCTTGATTGTTGTTAATATTATACAAATCAGTAAGCTCAGGAATTTTTACTTTTGTAGGCCTGTTTTTAATTATGTTAACACATATATAACACCAagcatgtgtcaggcactgttctaagcctttgatatacattaatttatttaatgctcTCAATGTGAGGTTGGTatgattatcttcatttttacatTGGAGGAGGTTGCAGTGCAGAGAGATGAAACAACGTGCCAAAAGTCACAAAGCTAGTGGTGGTAGAGTCACATTTTAAACTCAGGCATTCTGAGAGAGGCACCTCCCCGGAGAGGCAcgagatctgcagagaccacgcaccctgtggtgccagcacaaGAATGAGCAGGTAGTCTTTGCcactgccagaccccatccccagcctggctgagtgcacaacgaccagagaggcaccaccccagagaggcctgagtcccATGGAAACCACGATCCCTGTGGCACCAGCATGCagctgagcaggtaggcctcaccactgcccGACCCCATCTGTAGCCCGGTGGAATGAGCACCAACCAAAGAGGTGCACCCCTGGAGAGGCCCGAGTCCTGTGGAGACCATGCAGCCCatggtgccagcacatgaccTAGAAGGAAGGTATTGCCACTGCCAGACACCAACCCAGCCCAGAAGagtgcatgccaaccagagaggcacctccttGGAGAGGCCCGAGACCCATGGGAACCACATGCCCAAGGCACCAGAAGGCAGctaagcagacactgaggcagccaagCCAAATTGTCAGTCCTgacaggatcctagccagacaattgtgtcaaaccagtggaccatgaaattccttgccacaatgactaaacaacaaaggaaagataccataaatatgaaaaatcaagaaggtacaccaccaaagggtaataactctcaagtcctagatcttatagaacaagaagccattgaaatttctgacaaggaatttcgagtgataattctaaggaaactaaatgagatacaagaaaactcagctagacaacacaatgaaatgaggaaaagtatacaggacctgaaagaagaaccatacaaggaaatcaatgccctgaacaAGAATGCAGCATAGCTTGCTGAGCCGAAGAATCCATTCAAcgtaataaaaaacacaacagagagtttaaccagcaggcttgcagaagagagaacttctgaccttgaagatgggctgtttgaaataagacaggcagataaaaaaaaaaaaaaaagaaaagaaaagaaaaaagaaataaaaacattgaagaaaatctaagagagttatcAGACAACctaaagtgctcaaatatccgaatcatgggtatttcagaagaggaggaaaaagagattgta
This region includes:
- the LOC134373686 gene encoding olfactory receptor 4K15, whose protein sequence is MNETNQSRVTEFVLLGLSSSKELQPFLFLMFSLLYLAMLLGNFLIILTVTSDSHLHTPMYFLLANLSFIDVGVASFAPPRMIAGFLVECKTISFDACLAQIFFVHLFTGSEVVLLVSMAYDRYAATCEPLHYVTLMSRRVCVVLVLISWGVGFFHTTSQLAFTVNLPFCGPNQVDSFLCDLPLVTKLACVDSYITSLLIVADSGFLSMSSFLLLVVSNTVILITVKNRSSASMARARSTLTAHITVVTLFFGPCIFIHVWPFSSYSVDKVLAVFYTIFTPILNPVIYTLRNKEVKAAMSKLKSRYLKPCQVSAVIRNALFLETK